In Glycine max cultivar Williams 82 chromosome 4, Glycine_max_v4.0, whole genome shotgun sequence, the genomic stretch TTGGGTAGTTTTGGTGTGGCTGAAACCACAAGACAGAGAAGGCACTCCTTCTGTGAGTGGCTTTTTTTACCCGTCTGCATTTAAGTTTTCTGCTATTTCTGTTGTAATTAGAACttggttctctttttttttccctacCATTTCTACAGTAATACCATATCAGTATCTGTAACACTCATTTGAAGCTTGTTTTATTACCTAGGGCTCATCTAGGCTTGAACTTGTTTATATAGAGTAGGTATACACATATAGTAACCAAACTTGAAACTGACTGAGAGTCTGAGATTAAGCTCGAATTTTCACTCATTAAGACATAAGTTGAACCTTTGCAGCATATTCTATAAACAAGCTGAGCCTGAGCCTCCTGCTACTTGACGGCTTGATCAACCCCAGAAAAATGTAAGAAATTGCTAATACATATAGTTACAATTTTACTTCATCTAGTTTTTAAACGTTTCACTTTCCCCTCTAAATTTCAAATTGATGCTACTCTGTCCATCAGAGTGATGCTCATAGGGCAAGTTTATTGTTTATGAGGAACTGTGTATCATAACATCTCCACATCAATGATACAATGAGAAGGGGCttaattatatcaatttgaATGATAACCAAGCAACATTGGTCAGACTGAACTGGAAAGACCAGAATGCAACTTTTTCTTTATACCAGAGTCTGACTATCCATTTGTGCAATTAAgtccaagttaaaaaaaaaaacagaaaaaatagaCATATGGAGCCAGCACCCAATGCCAATATAAACCATCagaattcaaatgttttaattgAAGACGAAAGCTACAAATTTCTAGATAAGATGGGCACTGTCTCTAACTCATTAACAAATATTGGCTTGAATATGCCTATAGATCTCATTATTTATGGAAATTTTAAGTTGTGCACTAACAAGTAACAGCAACAACCAGAAAAAAATCTCACAACCATGATCCTCCTGAATGCAAGCATAAGGTAAGTAGGTAACTACTAAATACCATATACTAGAGGAGGTTGAATACCTTTATACGCTTTGGTCTGTCCAATTCAACATGAGAAACATAACTTTCAACAAGGAATTTAAATCCAATCTCCAACTCAGCATCAAATGATCCATCTGGATAGTGTCTAAGTATCTCCGACCTTTGACACCATGGGACAAAACCATGATAGAAGTCAACAGCAGaaacaacatcaaataattgcTCTGGAGAGTACCTAATAATTCATAAGTATATCTGTTAACAAATACAAagaatgaaaacaacaaaaaaataataattattctgAATTCAACAGTAATATATACAAAGCCGGGATAAGCAGAAATTATTAGGTAGTCCTGGACCTCATGTGTCCATGATTATGGTCAATCTCTATCTATGTGACACGTGtttaagttttataatttacaaaaaaggaATTAATAACACTTGATTACATGCCATATGGAGATTAATAGGGACCATGATGGTCCAAgactacctaacaatttctccAGGATAAGATGATGATTTGTACACTCAAATCCATTAAGTTTCTTTTAGAATCCAAACatcaaatatttatcatataatctCGGTACACAAAGTGCAAATTTAAAAGCAAGCTTCGAACCACTACTAGAATATATGCTAACATAATAAAACTAGTTAGACATCACAAAAATCAACTTTCTCCTAAGGATTGACATAAATAAATCCTATAAAAAGGTAGGGCCAACAATGATGGGAAGAATTCAACAGTCACCAGagccatctattgaaactctaaAATTTCATTAAGAAAAGCTTTGATACAGAAGACACCAGCTAGGCTACACTTgaaaaatatcaacaaaatgtCACTTATTCTAAATCAGTGTGCATGGAAATAATATGGTTATAGAAATCTACAgccaagaataataataaaaacaaaatgcaaaTAGAGCCAAACATATGGCAGCATAAACAAAGAGAGATGAGAAAAATCCCGTTACCCCAAAACGCGCCTCTCCTCGTAATTTCTGGATAGAATACCTTCTTCACCATCTCCGCATCCAAGAAATTGTCTTGTTTGAACAACATTATAATTAGTATTACTATTGCACAATCCTCCGGTGAGAGGGGAAAAGCCAATGCGAGAGAAGGAAGGCTGAATGTGATGGCCGGTAATGGCGGTAGTGATGCATCTGCATCCATCGAGTTTCCAACTGCTCTTGCTAGACCTAATCAATTGACTCACGCCACTTTTGCGCGATGCCAAGGAGCAAAGGGCCTTCGAGGTCGACAAAAATGGCGGCATCGTAActacaaaaaataatcaagatacctaatctaattaaattgaGAAAATCTGAAATACAAGTGCAGCTAGAACCGCGGATTGGGATCCGGAATGTGAAACCCTAGGATTCCAAAAATAGTTGAAGGGAGGAATATTCTAATGGAAGGATACGCGATATcgggagaagaaaaagaaaaaatgggaTGAGATTGCGTGTGTAGAAGTACAAGGTTGAAGGGGAAAAATTCGGTGGTCGTTCTTTGAAGGAGATTGATTATCCAAACATGTAATGTAATGGTCAAGTGGTTGTTTAGGCCATTTTAGTTCTTTCTTCACACGACACTGCTTGAACCGCCACGCGACGTCGTTTATAGTTCACCGCACACGTGTACATTGTCGCCGATAGTACGAGAATCCCGTCGTCGGCGCCTCAGCTCCTCcctgccttttttatttttttcccaccTTAATTAGGTTAGGGTATGATTGGTTTAATGGTGGTGccttgctatttgcaccccgtCTTTGCTATATTGGTTATCCTTAATTAGGTTAGGGTATGATTGGTTTAATGGTGGTGccttgctatttgcaccccctctTTGCTATATTGGTTATCATGTTATTGGTACTGAATATCCATCGACTTTGATGATATCTGAATTcctatcaataataaaaattcaataataataaagaagacaacagtaaaatcatattatacataataaaaaaaatgaagtaaataGTAGAATATTCAAgaggccttaaaagatcaa encodes the following:
- the LOC100778674 gene encoding coenzyme Q-binding protein COQ10 homolog, mitochondrial isoform X1; translation: MPPFLSTSKALCSLASRKSGVSQLIRSSKSSWKLDGCRCITTAITGHHIQPSFSRIGFSPLTGGLCNSNTNYNVVQTRQFLGCGDGEEGILSRNYEERRVLGYSPEQLFDVVSAVDFYHGFVPWCQRSEILRHYPDGSFDAELEIGFKFLVESYVSHVELDRPKRIKTTVSQSTLFEHLINIWEFNPGPVPGSCDLYFLVDFKFQSPLYRQIASMFFKEVASRMVGSFTERCRLVYGPEVRVLENSYGKRA
- the LOC100778674 gene encoding coenzyme Q-binding protein COQ10 homolog A, mitochondrial isoform X2, giving the protein MPPFLSTSKALCSLASRKSGVSQLIRSSKSSWKLDGCRCITTAITGHHIQPSFSRIGFSPLTGGLCNSNTNYNVVQTRQFLGCGDGEEGILSRNYEERRVLGSEILRHYPDGSFDAELEIGFKFLVESYVSHVELDRPKRIKTTVSQSTLFEHLINIWEFNPGPVPGSCDLYFLVDFKFQSPLYRQIASMFFKEVASRMVGSFTERCRLVYGPEVRVLENSYGKRA